In bacterium, the genomic window CCGCCTCCACCGCCGCCATCGCAATTGGCGTTCATAAAGGCATCGTTGGTCATACAATAATTGCCATCACCATCGTCATATAAATTGCTACCGCCTGTAGCCAAAGCAAAATCGGCAACGCAGGTTGCCATTTCGGTGCTGCCTGTGGCAATTTCCACATAGCCAAAACTATAGCCCACACTACCCGTGGGATAATCATCGCTACAATCGGGGCTATCAAAATAATTGCCGCAACTGGTGGCGTTGTTACAGCCATCGCCGGGGCCTTCTGCTGCAGGGTCGCAGGCGCTGCCAATATCGGTAATGAGCGTGTTGTTAAAACAATTATAATTTAATCCGTTTCCATCGTTTCCGTTGGCTGTTAAATCGGCGCTGTAGGTGGTTAAGGCTAAGTTGGCCATACATTGTAATTTTTCTTCGGTATAACTGGCAAAATCAATTCCATCTTGCCACGAATATGTGCCCCCACCCGGGTTACAGGCTTGGTTAAAAATATTTTTACAACTTTCAAGCGAATGACAACCAGCTCCTCCGCCATCCACGCAAGTTGTATCTACGTACGAGTTGCCAAGTACGGCCATGTTAACGCAGTAGTCCGAATGGCCATCATCACCATCGGGGTCGGTATTTTCTGTTGAATTGGAAGGGGGAAGCGAATTGGCCAAGCCGTAATCGGCAATACAAGTCATTTGCGTGGCATTCATGCCGCCAAAATTTATTCCATCGCTCCACGAATACAAACCATTGCCCGGATCGCAATCGGTATTAAAATATTTTTCGCATTCATAAGCCGAATAACAACCGTGTGTGAGTCCTTGTGTGGCCAATGCTGTTTGTGAAAAGGCAGTGAGAGAGAATGAGAAAGCTAAAAGGGCAAAAAGATTCAGCCATTTATTCCGTGATACCCCCCTTTTTTGCCCATATCCCATATCTATTATAGAGAGCAAAGGCCGTGCCTTTTTGGCTAAGATGCTGAAAATAGTGAATTTTTGTATTGTTATATAAGGACTTGTAATTATTGGCTAAATTTTTATCCGATGTTATTTTGAAGTTGACCAAATGGGCAATTTATCATTATTTTTCATATAGTTAGTCAATATTTTGACAATAATATTACGTGTTTATCAAACTGGTAGAGTTTTTGATTCCGTTAGGACGCAACATTTGAAGGTAATATACCGATAATATTCATGGGCATTTTATGACGATTGATTCTTTAACATCGCAAGCGCCGCAGCAAGCGGCATTGCCGCTTGTAACAACGGGCGCAGTTTTAACGTCTCCTCTAAAACAAAATGGCGACGGCTATGCGTTGGCTTCTTTTTCCTCATTGCCGCGCAGCACACCGCCTTTATTGCCGCCTCTATTTTTTGTACCTCAAGCAACTCCTACAACCTCAAGCGGGGTAAGTGATACCGATACAGGAACAACAGCTCCCACCTGTAACACTGCTGTAAGTTTAACCAGTAGCTGGAATGAAGAGACTTTTGGTTATAATGCTACCATTAGAGGACAAATGGTGATTGGGGATATAGAAAAAGTAATTGTGGCTCTTGCTCAAGCCGATAGCGCCGGTTTTAAAAAGATTTATCCAGGTATTGCACAAGTAACCCCCAATGGAAATGGTGTGTATACATATTTTATTCATGATACGAGCGATGTTTCTACTTACATTGGGCACTGTGTTAAATTTACTGTTACACGTAAACCTGATGGTGGCGTAACGATTACGCGTGAAAATTGCGGCCCACAACCCGATAAACCCGCTTGTGCTGGTTTTATGGATTACTACACCAATTTTACAAGTAACCGTGTAACCTGGGATTTTACACGTATTGGCGATAGTTCTGTTTTTGATGTTACCTGTAAGGTTAATTCACAATCTTATTTTAAAGATCAAACAGCTGCGTGGGGTGTAAGTCAAAGAGGACAAAAAATGAAAATTCCGTTTGATACCAATCTTAAAGCCTCTTTTGCCCGTGCCCGTACTCTGTTTGCGGGTGGTATTGCTTCTTCCTAATGATATTCGCTAAACCAGGCATCCATTTCCTGCGCATATTTTAACAGTGTTTCTTCTGCCACAGGGATGTGTTCACAATTTCCCAAGAGAACAAATTTCTTTTTGCATTTTAAGCGATCATAATTTTTTTTGGAGAGCGATGCAGGCAAAAGTTTGTCTTCTCTGCCATGCAAAACAAGTGTGGGAATTTTATTGAATTGTTCAAAAGTAATAAGCGGTTTTGTGCTCACAAGACTATAACCCGCACTAAGCGTGTAATTATGAATAACAAGCGGGTTGGTTTTAAACAAATCTTTTACAACGGTATCATCGCACAAATAATCTACTTGTAAAAAATGTTGTAACGGTAAATTGGCTTTTGGAAAAAGTTTTGCTGCCAATTTTAGAACCGGTTTTAACGGAATCATTAAACTTGTTTGTCTGTTTATTTTAAGAGTTTCGTTACTTCCAAAATCCATTAAACACAGGCTGGCTATGGCTTTAACGTTGGCGCCTGCTGCTGCTGCATAATAACTTAAGCCCCCGCCCATAGAAATGCCAGCCAGGTAAACATTGTTGCCAAAGCGTTTATTCGCATAATTAACGGTATCAAATAAATTTTGTACAAACTCGCTGATGGTGCCACTGCCATAGGGTTTTGTGGTCATGCCAAAGCCCACTAAATCGGGGCATATTACATTGTAACTAGCTTTAAAGAGCCCTTTTATCATGTGCCCCATCATGCGGCCACAACTAGACAAACCATGGCAATATACCACGGTGGGAGAAGGTTTGGTTTGTTCATAAATATCTAAATGAATTTGTGTATCGCCGGAGGGGATATATTTTTCCTCAATCGTGTTTTTAAAAAATAATAATTCATCGGGATCGGAAAAAAACTCCTCCCAATGGGAGTGATCCTTGTAAAAAGGTAGTGACATGAGCTTACGCTAATGAATTACTTGAAAAGACGCAACCGTTTCGTGCCAAGGAAGACCACAGGGATTATAAAAATAAGCCATAAGGCAGGATGAGCAGCTTGATTGTTATTTAAACTACAACCACCACTAGCCGACAATTCATTGCCAGTATCACCGCCGCCTTGCTCACCCGAACCAGTAGCGCTGCGGTTTAAGGCATAAATCACAGTGGAGGTGCCCTCGCTGGTTTCTTCACTCATCATTAAATCAAGTACCCCATCTCCATTAGTGTCGGTTAAGGCAAGTGTTTGGGCACCCAGTAAACCATTGGCTTGTGAACTTTCGATGGTAATGCTGGCGCCCGATGATGTATCCGATAAATCGATAGTTTGATGTGATGTACTGCCAAATCCAAACACCACATAAACCGCACCACCACTATTGCTGCCGCCCATGGGTGCGGATATCACGATATCTTCATAATTATCGCCCGATACATCACCCATCACAGTTTGATAACCAAACAATCCACCGCTGCAATAAAGTCCGTTAATAGTAACATCAGCATTTTCCACGCTCTTACCTTCTATACTTTCGGTTCCAAAGAATACATAAGCACTGCAGCTGTTCATGCTGGATACTACTAAATCATTAATGCCATCACCGTTAAAATCGCCTACGTCCGATGAATAAAATTGTTCTTCACTGTTAAATGTTGCATCAGCTTCATTTAAGCTCACATCCGATTCCCATTCATCTTGTCCTTCAACAGCTTTTACTTCGCCTTCTTCAGGCATAGCAATATCAAGCTCGATGGCGCGTGTTACACTTAAACCTAAACTCTCTTCTACAACGCTGGTGTCTTCACTTGTATATTTACCACCAACAAATAATTCTGATTCGCTATCACCGTTAAAATCTTCAGCTTGCATAAATATATTTGTGCCCAAAGGTACGTTATCGGCTTCATTCACCAGTGAGAGGAACTGAGTTAAATTGTTGGAATAAACAGCAATAATTCTTAATCCGGGGGCATGAATCGCTATTTTGTCGTCAAATACTACAAGCTCATAACCAAACTTGTCGCCTTCGGCTTGTCCTTCACGCGTTTTAACATAGCTGGGTAAATCCCACGCGT contains:
- a CDS encoding lysophospholipase, yielding MSLPFYKDHSHWEEFFSDPDELLFFKNTIEEKYIPSGDTQIHLDIYEQTKPSPTVVYCHGLSSCGRMMGHMIKGLFKASYNVICPDLVGFGMTTKPYGSGTISEFVQNLFDTVNYANKRFGNNVYLAGISMGGGLSYYAAAAGANVKAIASLCLMDFGSNETLKINRQTSLMIPLKPVLKLAAKLFPKANLPLQHFLQVDYLCDDTVVKDLFKTNPLVIHNYTLSAGYSLVSTKPLITFEQFNKIPTLVLHGREDKLLPASLSKKNYDRLKCKKKFVLLGNCEHIPVAEETLLKYAQEMDAWFSEYH